From a single Eleginops maclovinus isolate JMC-PN-2008 ecotype Puerto Natales chromosome 18, JC_Emac_rtc_rv5, whole genome shotgun sequence genomic region:
- the n4bp2l2 gene encoding NEDD4-binding protein 2-like 2, producing the protein MYTMSHTGSSGTTSHDIKKRVLKKVGITSTTFIGPAFPPTKRTKVKSDIEDTLSEFYKELEKIDTPDGVNNNPGKQNAQTTSTSQGTQGVREESVVYTSTFAETDGCHRGSGQKQPSWSHWYQNEPYYPRRPRPPAPSQNQWRYPQTPNRPTNPGFHRPPFHRPPHPSAFPDPHNPPPHMDQNWRGSGMMNQPEEESHFPTFSSLTSSNASSHPSQGFYGDSLPHFDRDERGCKPDVHSDIVNGGWSRERKEELPQFGEHYDSYQRYDSESEPWASHCQPPANTDTYRPPLVLILMRGLPGSGKSTLARKLLSTGPSGLILSTDDYFAHKEGYHYEAALLGAAHEWNHNRAQDAMHDGRSPIIIDNTNAQAWEMKPYVKMALERGYKVDFCEPDTSWKFDPYELEKRNMHGVLKKKIAQMKDRFSFPISVDIVMSSQEPPHSNQRRQPEQPHRKRTRDFH; encoded by the exons ATGTATACG ATGTCTCATACTGGATCCTCCGGTACGACCTCTCATGACATTAAAAAACGTGTGTTAAAGAAAGTAGGGATCACTAGCACCACCTTCATTGGTCCAGCATTTCCTCCTACAAAACGAACCAAAGTCAAGTCTGACATTGAAGACACACTGAGTGAGTTTTACAAAGAGCTTGAGAAGATCGATACACCTGATGGTGTTAATAATAATCCAGGGAAACAAAATGCTCAAACGACATCTACCAGCCAAGGAACTCAGGGTGTACGTGAGGAGAGTGTTGTTTATACAAGCACATTTGCAGAGACAGATGGCTGCCACAGAGGCAGTGGGCAGAAACAGCCATCCTGGTCCCACTGGTATCAAAACGAGCCATACTATCCCAGAAGACCGAGGCCACCTGCTCCTTCTCAAAATCAATGGCGTTATCCCCAAACACCAAATAGACCAACAAACCCAGGCTTTCACAGACCTCCATTTCATCGCCCACCACATCCATCTGCATTCCCAGATCCACATAACCCACCGCCACACATGGATCAAAACTGGAGAGGCTCTGGAATGATGAACCAGCCTGAAGAGGAGTcacattttccaacattttcCAGTTTAACATCTTCCAATGCAAGCAGTCACCCCTCTCAGGGCTTTTATGGAGATTCTTTACCCCACTTTGACAGGGATGAACGGGGTTGTAAACCTGACGTACACTCGGATATTGTAAATGGTGGATGGTCCAGAGAACGAAAAGAAGAATTGCCTCAGTTTGGTGAACATTATGACAGTTACCAGAGATATGATTCAGAAAGTGAACCCTGGGCAAGTCACTGCCAACCCCCTGCCAACACGGACACATACCGTCCTCCCTTGGTGCTGATTTTGATGAGGGGATTACCAGGATCGGGGAAATCAACACTGGCCAG AAAGCTGCTCTCCACTGGTCCCAGTGGGCTGATACTGAGCACAGACGACTACTTTGCTCACAAAGAGGGCTACCACTATGAAGCAGCTCTTCTTGGAGCAGCACATGAATGGAACCACAACAGag CTCAAGATGCTATGCATGATGGCCGATCTCCCATCATCATCGATAATACCAACGCTCAAGCTTGGGAAATGAAGCCTTATGTAAAAATG GCCCTAGAGAGAGGATACAAAGTGGACTTTTGTGAACCTGACACCAGCTGGAAGTTTGATCCTTATGAGCTGGAGAA GAGGAACATGCACGGTGTACTAAAGAAGAAAATCGCACAGATGAAGGATCGTTTTTCATTTCCCATATCTGTAGACATTGTGATGAGTTCACAAGAGCCGCCTCACTCGAACCAGAGACGCCAACCAGAGCAGCCACACAGGAAGAGAACGAGAGATTTCCATTAG